From one Lotus japonicus ecotype B-129 chromosome 3, LjGifu_v1.2 genomic stretch:
- the LOC130749063 gene encoding uncharacterized protein LOC130749063 isoform X2, with the protein MANTRRELLDRWRGIEKEEEENADDDNLHPSKLRRLHLLKEQWFADAYNFLICLPCEDHIWCGFWDIMGPLLETFYNYFKDDRQDSPLRRLWKRMSDEMRHCLQCISQHHQAQDMYDMEYESSSIGPLLDILQKLDYERVTSHLRDINAKVTGEEYDSGRDNAEVVNVLYEVLMFPLLLDYQPLFTEFELFVEAIDNKHELVLSGHQQFPGVYALLFCKRSVRSVGYRLAGSMGKLRRATDLEPLQPLLKKFIGSLEADALPLDLETSPRIQLDRVSSWIGIKSLLGFLDPPTFEEGILERYPFFLDIVLNHISGDSLEFSHAVTCLRQLFEMLGCKLWLRSTLSPSVMHNTLIGQCFHTRNEKIHKDIFGLFQPFLQSLEALQDGEHEKQRRHFLYFLLHQVPVSSNFSILTRKLACQIALLVVHRGYKMNPPCPPFECAHMWGPSLVSSLKDSSLHSSLRQPAFDLVETIIVSDATALIYSVLNCGTASSTVSSMTYEVIDLDNENDIWLPNILLDGEEQDSSTNSSWSQFSMQSGITSQVFREWMCIPMLWVDVLVDTNLSLLPISVSKAVFWARSHFPMVELESSAEMVLPVMSCLSSFAAELSSSFGWKVPTGSDDGGDGNKSKNSVEVLTMSCPLIRTFKRLTTHFLVQMRQGELRSRWIWEPLMSESLILSLLDPNDDVRQFGKSMLEQVSDTRGLSCGLQFLCSNKSSLYATTLGFKHAMKLVQLDSVLLKFHTLHHFWFLLCKLLKDGGLPAPELPENTPSELRVPRFSSQGGFLKQPDFDSLPVDIDKHVIDVELKTKEKFSCLLSEMAWPIFCRCLVKGKEFIDYNLCQMTCVRLLEIFPVLVDQLHLFGGKDPGNFTMLVKNKLGFKWLHDLMEWGKSSLKVVIVYWKRAITYLLNLFKSSYDKTSLSTIMIIENLISTDAYSLEELTEQVSGLSVSLSREGTHNFQEANVNPKSLISESWPIKKNCFTSHIHSSSMEDIGVQIVDSKMTPDEKDTETVIILSDDEVEPQDLSKKVILSVSEAGHHISDGNKIPCYAGNTLPTPDLAIQNVSYKKTSNEMKETFQRKDNTEVFSLSSQKQDSRYVHDKLEATSFVDSEGSDSCRGEASSKSKVRINLAKNSSEAVNAKNLSKACRSTTSKTADTMSSTGYKQLSDSQNSEDDLLKTAFKSVERIQLHVPKPTSVLRRQVIQLRTPLENRSGGLHKLEDPVKRFKPPRLDDWYKPILEIDYFATAGLSSARKDENKIVNKLKEVPVYFPSPEQYVDIFRPLVLEEFKAQLQNSFFELSSWEEMFYGILSVISVERVDDFHLVRFVHDDGDSATCRSFSENDLLLLTKDHPQKSSHDVHMVGKVERREKDYKRSLSIVLIRFYFQNGSSRLNLARRNLTERSKWHAYRLMNITPQIREFHALSSVKYIPLLPLILNPTKDSSCLDECKKIDLSKLCQSLQRTLRSSFNVSQLEAISDAIGRAKPKKTVELSLIQGPPGTGKTQTIVAIVSALLASSPQKMNCLQNSLNENLNQNSFSTTYSRPKISQSGAIARAWQDAALARQLNDDLQSSSKSSENCMRQRVLICAQSNAAVDELVSRISSHGLYGSNGKMYKPYIVRVGNAKTVHPNSLPFFIDTLVDQRVAEERMHSNDGKNDLRIDSSAGLRSNLEKLVNSIRLYEAKRANVRDGNSNVKSQPHGDSHMGHEKEMSDAEIEMKLRKLYEQKRQIYKDLSNVQAQEKKANEETKSLKTKLRKSILREAEIVVTTLSGCGGDLYGVCSERILSSKFRGSSEHTLFDAVIIDEAAQALEPATLIPLQLLKSSGTKCIMVGDPKQLPATVLSNVASKFLYECSMFERLQRAGHPVIMLTEQYRMHPEICKFPSLHFYDNKLLNGCQTSSKSAPFHQTKGLGPYVFYDITDGREVRGKNSGAMSLCNDQEADAAVELLSFLKKRYPTEFIGGRIGIITPYKRQLSLLRSRFLNAFGSSSIDDIEFNTVDGFQGREVDILLLSTVRATHASIAASKSNSSSIGFVADIRRMNVALTRARLSLWILGNARTLQTDHNWAALVKDAKERNLVMTAKMPYHSIFETAKDKCVFENSDNHARPLKHEKVKDSGHKVTQVLVNDNGTFERKKKSAASKVKDKNKGSEEENTISALVKSAQCNEKNSKDEHVSKKKDTTCLAAKRESRSSCDGAVTMLDQPVCNGGREGKHKVKTNMGRTTLNKRQSNSRNSFDHPVEETDGGEKASKLPRGDRSSSTEVSASAIKGCHKERDADSQGRAPNHNKAAEISKRKQQREAVDAILYSSLISTKKDERSTKVSVKRPVSSSVANASMKPTKKRSVRPDQ; encoded by the exons ATGGCGAATACTAGACGGGAGCTACTGGACCGGTGGAGAGGCAtcgagaaagaagaagaagaaaacgcCGACGACGATAATCTTCATCCCTCTAAGCTTCGTCGCCTCCACCTCCTCAAAGAACAATG GTTTGCAGATGCATATAATTTTCTAATATGTTTGCCGTGTGAAGATCATATCTGGTGTGGCTTTTGGGATATAATGGGCCCCCTTTTGGAGACCTTTTACAATTACTTCAAAGATGACCGCCAAGATTCACCTCTTAGGCGGTTATGGAAGAGAATGTCTGATGAAATGAGGCACTGCTTGCAATGCATTTCTCAGCATCATCAAGCCCAAGACATGTATGATATGGAGTATGAGTCCAGCTCTATCGGTCCTCTTCTCGATATCTTGCAAAAGCTTGATTATGAGAGGGTGACATCACACTTGAGAGATATCAATGCTAAAGTAACAGGGGAAGAATATGATTCTGGTCGTGATAATGCTGAAGTTGTTAATGTCTTGTATGAG GTATTGATGTTCCCACTCCTCTTAGATTATCAGCCTCTATTCACTGAGTTTGAGTTGTTTGTTGAAGCTATTGATAATAAGCATGAACTGGTTTTGTCTGGGCATCAACAATTTCCG GGAGTGTATGCATTACTTTTTTGCAAGAGAAGTGTTCGTTCTGTTGGATATCGCTTAGCAGGGTCAATGGGAAAACTGAG GAGAGCAACGGACTTGGAACCTTTGCAGCCCTTACTTAAGAAATTTATTGGCAGTTTAGAGGCAGATGCTTTACCACTGGATTTGGAGACTTCACCTAGAATTCAGCTGGATCGTGTGTCTTCATGGATTGGTATCAAATCACT ACTTGGCTTCTTGGATCCTCCAACTTTTGAAGAAGGGATATTGGAACGTTATCCCTTTTTTCTTGATATTGTACTCAATCATATCAGTGGTGATTCACTTGAATTTTCACATGCTGTTACTTGCTTGAGACAACTTTTCGAAATGCTAG GTTGTAAGCTTTGGTTAAGGTCTACATTGTCTCCAAGTGTAATGCACAACACTCTAATTGGTCAATGCTTCCATACTCGCAACGAGAAAATCCATAAAGATATTTTTGGTCTATTCCAACCTTTTCTACAG TCTCTTGAAGCTTTGCAAGACGGGGAGCATGAAAAGCAACGTAGgcattttctctattttctcctCCATCAAGTGCCAGTGAGCAGTAACTTCAGCATTCTAACAAGAAAATTGGCATGTCAG ATAGCACTTCTTGTTGTACACCGAGGTTACAAGATGAACCCGCCCTGCCCTCCTTTTGAGTGTGCACATATGTG GGGGCCTTCCCTTGTTTCATCTCTGAAGGACTCCTCGCTTCACAGTTCTCTCAGGCAACCTGCTTTTGACCTTGTAGAGACTATCATAGTATCAGATGCTACTGCTTTAATATATTCAGTGCTGAATTGCGGCACAGCTTCAAGCACTGTTAGTAGCATGACATATGAGGTCATTGATTTGGATAATGAAAATGATATTTGGTTACCAAATATTCTTCTAGATGGTGAAGAGCAGGATAGTAGTACTAATAGTTCTTGGAGTCAATTCAGTATGCAGAGTGGGATAACTTCTCAAGTCTTCCGAGAGTGGATGTGCATTCCAATGTTATGGGTTGATGTTTTAGTTGATACCAATCTCTCACTCCTTCCAATCTCAGTTTCGAAAGCTGTTTTCTGGGCACGATCTCATTTTCCTATGGTAGAACTTGAGAGTAGTGCAGAAATGGTGCTTCCTGTCATGTCTTGCCTTTCATCTTTTGCTGCAGAATTATCCTCTTCATTTGGGTGGAAGGTTCCAACTGGCTCTGATGATGGTGGAGATGGAAACAAATCAAAAAACTCAGTTGAAGTGTTGACTATGTCTTGTCCTTTGATAAGAACATTTAAAAG GTTAACAACACATTTTCTAGTTCAGATGAGACAAGGAGAGCTTCGAAGTCGGTGGATTTGGGAACCACTGATGAGTGAGAGCTTGATCCTTTCGCTTTTGGATCCGAACGAT GATGTTAGACAATTTGGAAAGTCTATGTTGGAACAAGTGTCAGATACCCGAGGTCTTTCATGTGGATTGCAGTTTCTTTGTTCTAACAAGTCCTCGTTGTATGCAACTACTTTGGGCTTCAAACATGCTATGAAACTG GTTCAACTGGATTCTGTTCTATTGAAATTTCATACTCTACATCATTTTTGGTTTCTTTTATGCAAATTACTCAAAGACGGAGGTCTACCTGCTCCAGAGTTGCCTGAAAATACACCTAGTGAGTTAAGGGTGCCTAGATTCTCTTCACAAGGCGGGTTTCTGAAGCAGCCAGATTTTGATTCTCTGCCTGTGGATATCGATAAACATGTTATCGATGTCGAATtgaaaacaaaggaaaaattTAGTTGCTTACTATCTGAAATGGCATGGCCTATTTTCTGTAGGTGCCTGGTAAAAGGCAAGGAATTTATTGATTACAATCTTTGCCAG ATGACTTGTGTTAGGTTACTTGAGATTTTTCCTGTTCTTGTTGATCAACTCCACCTTTTTGGTGGTAAAGATCCGGGGAATTTCACAATGCTGGTAAAAAATAAATTGGGTTTCAAATGGCTTCATGATCTCATGGAATGGGGGAAGTCATCACTTAAAGTTGTAATTGTTTACTGGAAGCGAGCCATTACTTATTTACTGAATCTGTTTAAAAGTTCTTATGATAAGACTTCTCTGTCAACAATCATGATCATTGAAAATCTTATTTCGACTG ATGCTTACAGCTTGGAGGAATTGACAGAACAAGTGTCTGGCCTGTCTGTCTCTCTGTCTAGGGAAGGCACTCATAATTTTCAGGAGGCAAATGTGAATCCCAAATCATTGATATCTGAAAGCTGGCCTATTAAAAAGAACTGTTTTACTTCACATATCCATTCTTCATCCATGGAGGATATAGGTGTACAAATTGTGGACTCGAAAATGACACCTGACGAAAAGGATACTGAAACTGTAATTATTCTTTCGGATGATGAAGTGGAACCACAAGATCTTTCCAAGAAGGTCATTTTATCAGTTAGTGAGGCAGGCCACCACATATCTGATGGCAATAAAATACCCTGTTATGCTGGTAATACTTTACCAACTCCTGACCTTGCTATCCAGAATGTTTCTTACAAGAAAACTTCCAATGAAATGAAGGAGACCTTCCAGAGAAAGGACAATACTGAAGTTTTCAGCCTTTCTTCTCAGAAACAAGACTCTAGGTATGTACATGATAAGCTTGAGGCCACTTCATTTGTTGATTCAGAAGGCTCAGACAGTTGTAGGGGGGAAGCTAGCTCAAAATCCAAGGTTAGGATCAATTTGGCAAAAAATTCTTCCGAAGCTGTCAATGCTAAAAATTTGAGTAAAGCTTGCAGGAGTACAACTTCCAAAACTGCTGACACTATGTCAAGTACTGGTTATAAACAGTTAAGCGATTCTCAGAATTCTGAAGATGATCTGCTAAAGACTGCATTTAAATCTGTGGAACGTATCCAGTTGCATGTACCAAAGCCTACTTCAGTCTTGAGAAGACAGGTGATTCAACTCAGAACACCTCTTGAAAACAGATCTGGAGGTCTCCATAAATTAGAGGACCCagtgaaaagattcaagccacCAAGGTTGGATGATTGGTATAAACCTATTCTTGAAATTGATTATTTTGCGACAGCTGGATTGTCATCTGCAAGAAAAGATGAAAACAAAATTGTTAACAAATTAAAGGAAGTTCCTGTATATTTTCCATCACCTGAACAGTACGTGGATATATTTCGGCCATTGGTTTTGGAGGAGTTTAAAGCACAGTTACAAAATTCTTTTTTTGAATTGTCTTCATGGGAGGAGATGTTTTATGGAATCCTTTCTGTGATTTCAGTGGAGAGAGTTGATGATTTCCATCTTGTTCGTTTTGTCCACGATGATGGTGATTCAGCAACATGCAGGAGCTTTTCAGAAAATGACTTGCTTTTGCTAACAAAAGATCATCCACAAAAATCTTCTCATGATGTTCATATGGTTGGAAAG GTGGAAAGGCGTGAGAAAGACTATAAAAGAAGTTTAAGTATTGTTCTCATCCGGTTCTATTTTCAAAATGGTTCCTCACGTTTAAATCTAGCTAGAAGGAATCTCACTGAACGAAGTAAATGGCATGCATATCGTTTAATGAACATTACTCCACAAATTCGAGAATTTCATGCATTGTCGTCAGTAAAATACATTCCCTTGCTTCCACTCATTTTAAACCCTACCAAGGATTCCTCTTGTCTTGATGAATGCAAAAAAATAGATCTCAGTAAATTGTGCCAGTCATTGCAGCGGACTCTGAGATCATCATTTAATGTTAGTCAACTTGAAGCAATAAGTGATGCTATTGGAAGGGCTAAACCAAAGAAAACTGTTGAGTTATCTCTTATTCAGGGTCCTCCAG GAACTGGGAAGACGCAGACTATTGTTGCGATTGTCAGTGCCCTTCTAGCTTCTTCTCCACAAAAGATGAATTGTCTACAAAATTCCTTAAAtgaaaacttaaaccaaaattCTTTTTCTACTACCTATTCGAGACCAAAGATTAGCCAGAGTGGTGCCATTGCAAGGGCATGGCAGGATGCAGCCTTGGCTAGACAATTAAATGATGATCTCCAGAGTTCATCAAAATCTTCTGAAAATTGTATGAGACAAAGAGTGCTTATCTGTGCTCAATCTAATGCTGCTGTGGATGAATTGGTATCAAGAATTTCTAGCCATGGTCTTTATGGAAGTAACGGGAAAATGTACAAGCCTTATATTGTGAGGGTTGGAAATGCAAAAACAGTCCATCCAAATTCTCTGCCATTCTTTATTGACACACTTGTTGACCAACGTGTAGCAGAAGAGAGGATGCATTCAAATGATGGGAAGAATGATTTGAGGATAGATTCATCAGCGGGGCTGCGGTCTAATTTGGAGAAACTCGTTAATTCTATTAGGTTGTATGAAGCCAAGCGTGCTAACGTAAGGGATGGGAATTCTAATGTTAAAAGTCAACCACATGGCGACTCTCATATGGGGCATGAAAAGGAGATGTCTGATGCAGAAATTGAAATGAAGCTGCGTAAACTATATGAACAGAAAAGACAAATATATAAAGATCTTAGTAATGTGCAGGCTCAGGAGAAGAAAGCCAATGAAGAAACCAAGTCTCTGAAGACTAAGTTGCGGAAGTCTATTCTAAGGGAAGCTGAAATAGTGGTAACTACACTAAGTGGATGTGGTGGGGACCTTTATGGAGTTTGCTCGGAGAGAATTTTAAGCTCCAAGTTTCGGGGTTCATCTGAACATACCCTCTTTGATGCTGTTATAATTGATGAAGCTGCtcaa gCTCTTGAGCCAGCTACTTTGATTCCTCTTCAGCTTTTAAAATCAAGTGGAACCAAATGCATTATG GTTGGTGACCCAAAGCAGCTTCCTGCAACTGTACTATCAAATGTTGCAAGTAAATTTCTTTATGAGTGCAGCATGTTTGAACGTTTACAAAGGGCTGGGCATCCTGTTATTATGCTCACTGAACAG TATAGAATGCATCCAGAGATATGCAAGTTTCCTTCGTTGCATTTCTATGACAACAAGTTACTAAATGGCTGCCAAACTTCTAGCAAATCAGCACCATTTCATCAGACCAAGGGTCTCGGGCCTTATGTATTCTATGATATTACTGATGGGCGGGAGGTTCGTGGGAAAAACTCAGGTGCAATGTCACTTTGTAATGATCAAGAAGCTGATGCTGCAGTTGAATTACTAAGTTTTCTCAAGAAAAG GTACCCAACTGAATTTATTGGTGGAAGAATTGGCATTATTACTCCATACAAGCGTCAACTTTCTCTTCTGCGATCTCGTTTTCTTAATGCATTTGGATCTTCAAGCATAGATGACATCGAATTTAACACTGTGGATGGTTTCCAAGGAAGGGAGGTGGATATATTGCTACTTTCTACTGTAAGAGCAACGCATGCTAGCATCGCTGCATCTAAAAGCAACTCAAGTTCTATTGGATTTGTGGCGGATATAAGACGGATGAATGTTGCTTTGACAAGGGCCAGGCTATCACTTTGGATTTTGGGTAATGCAAGAACTTTACAGACAGACCATAACTGGGCTGCTCTTGTTAAGGATGCTAAAGAAAGAAACTTGGTCATGACGGCTAAGATGCCTTATCATTCAATATTTGAAACAGCTAAAGATAAGTGTGTTTTTGAAAATTCTGATAATCATGCTAGACCACTGAAGCATGAAAAGGTTAAAGATAGTGGCCACAAGGTGACACAGGTTTTGGTTAATGACAATGGTACCTTTGAGAGGAAAAAGAAATCTGCTGCTTCTAAAGTAAAGGACAAAAATAAGGGCAGTGAGGAAGAAAATACCATTTCAGCTTTGGTAAAAAGTGCTCAATGTAACGAAAAAAATTCCAAAGATGAGCATGTCTCCAAAAAGAAGGATACGACATGTCTAGCTGCAAAACGTGAAAGCAGAAGCTCCTGTGATGGTGCGGTCACAATGTTAGATCAACCAGTTTGCAATGGTGGACGAGAAGGCAAACATAAAGTTAAGACTAACATGGGAAGGACAACATTGAATAAAAGACAATCAAATTCAAGGAATAGTTTTGATCATCCAGTGGAAGAGACAGATGGTGGAGAAAAGGCATCAAAACTTCCCAGAGGGGATAGGAGCAGTTCTACGGAAGTTTCTGCTTCCGCAATAAAAGGATGTCATAAAGAGAGAGATGCAGATAGTCAAGGTAGAGCTCCTAATCACAATAAAGCtgctgaaatttcaaaaaggaAACAACAGCGTGAAGCTGTTGATGCTATTCTTTACTCATCTTTGATATCTACAAAGAAGGATGAGAGATCGACAAAAGTTTCTGTGAAAAGGCCTGTTTCATCATCTGTAGCAAATGCGAGCATGAAACCAACCAAGAAAAGAAGTG tgAGACCAGATCAATGA